Proteins from a single region of Neodiprion virginianus isolate iyNeoVirg1 chromosome 4, iyNeoVirg1.1, whole genome shotgun sequence:
- the LOC124302976 gene encoding sin3 histone deacetylase corepressor complex component SDS3 isoform X1 translates to MSFQGSPFSTPYGQDDYDVEDDNDEYMEEDRDLEDQDESDEDTEEASEPDMGKSEKYTEIKEQMYQDKLASLKKQLQQLKDGTHPEYNRKLKRLEVQYKERLRLNGIYRDYLTEWVERDYILEKKAAAKEFEEKKIDLKENLLTDMEEKRKMIESDRHTMELTGDSMEVKPPMTRKLRRRPNDPVPEKVEKRRKPPPAQLNYLLDEKEIENDLKAISRCKILSTVRKPAVLTACNVVNLPAQHANPSPDTPLVETRIEDGKLLYERRWFHRGQPVYVEGKDLPRFAGNISAIGTEAIWVKKVSDNAKVRIYIYQLSRGKISIKRRAS, encoded by the exons ATGTCGTTTCAAGGTTCTCCATTTTCAACACCTTATGGTCAGGACGATTATGATGTCGAGGACGACAACGATGAGTACATGGAAGAAGATCGTGATTTGGAGGACCAGGATGAGAGTGACGAAG ataCGGAAGAGGCTAGTGAGCCCGATATGGGAAAGTCAGAAAAGTACACCGAAATAAAAGAACA AATGTATCAAGATAAATTAGCTAGTCTAAAAAAACAGCTTCAACAATTGAAGGATGGAACACATCCGGAATACAATCGTAAGCTCAAACGCCTGGAGGTGCAGTACAAGGAAAG GTTACGGTTGAATGGAATTTACCGGGATTACCTCACTGAGTGGGTAGAAAGAGATTACATACTTGAGAAAAAAGCAGCAGCCAAAGagtttgaagagaaaaaaatcgacctCAAGGAAAATTTATTAACCGATATGGAAGAGAAGCGTAAAATGATTGAATCTGATCGGCACACAATGGAACTCACTGGTGATTCTATGGAG GTGAAACCCCCTATGACCAGAAAACTGCGCCGTCGACCCAATGACCCAGTACCTGAGAAAGTAGAGAAACGTAGAAAGCCACCTCCGGCGCAGTTGAATTACTTACTTGATGAAAAGGAGATTGAGAATGACTTAAAAGCGATCAGCCGTTGTAAAATACTATCTACTGTACGAAAACCAG cagTCCTGACTGCCTGCAATGTAGTCAATCTTCCAGCTCAGCATGCCAATCCATCTCCTGATACTCCTCTAGTAGAGACAAGGATTGAAGATGGAAAATTACTCTATGAAAGAAGATG GTTTCACCGCGGTCAACCTGTTTATGTTGAAGGCAAGGACTTACCCCGATTCGCTGGTAATATATCAGCGATTGGAACCGAAGCT atctggGTAAAGAAGGTATCTGACAATGCCAAAGtcagaatatacatataccaacTCAGCCGTGGAAAGATTTCCATTAAACGACGTGCATCATAA
- the LOC124302976 gene encoding sin3 histone deacetylase corepressor complex component SDS3 isoform X2: protein MSFQGSPFSTPYGQDDYDVEDDNDEYMEEDRDLEDQDESDEDTEEASEPDMGKSEKYTEIKEQMYQDKLASLKKQLQQLKDGTHPEYNRKLKRLEVQYKERLRLNGIYRDYLTEWVERDYILEKKAAAKEFEEKKIDLKENLLTDMEEKRKMIESDRHTMELTGDSMEVKPPMTRKLRRRPNDPVPEKVEKRRKPPPAQLNYLLDEKEIENDLKAISRCKILSTVRKPVLTACNVVNLPAQHANPSPDTPLVETRIEDGKLLYERRWFHRGQPVYVEGKDLPRFAGNISAIGTEAIWVKKVSDNAKVRIYIYQLSRGKISIKRRAS, encoded by the exons ATGTCGTTTCAAGGTTCTCCATTTTCAACACCTTATGGTCAGGACGATTATGATGTCGAGGACGACAACGATGAGTACATGGAAGAAGATCGTGATTTGGAGGACCAGGATGAGAGTGACGAAG ataCGGAAGAGGCTAGTGAGCCCGATATGGGAAAGTCAGAAAAGTACACCGAAATAAAAGAACA AATGTATCAAGATAAATTAGCTAGTCTAAAAAAACAGCTTCAACAATTGAAGGATGGAACACATCCGGAATACAATCGTAAGCTCAAACGCCTGGAGGTGCAGTACAAGGAAAG GTTACGGTTGAATGGAATTTACCGGGATTACCTCACTGAGTGGGTAGAAAGAGATTACATACTTGAGAAAAAAGCAGCAGCCAAAGagtttgaagagaaaaaaatcgacctCAAGGAAAATTTATTAACCGATATGGAAGAGAAGCGTAAAATGATTGAATCTGATCGGCACACAATGGAACTCACTGGTGATTCTATGGAG GTGAAACCCCCTATGACCAGAAAACTGCGCCGTCGACCCAATGACCCAGTACCTGAGAAAGTAGAGAAACGTAGAAAGCCACCTCCGGCGCAGTTGAATTACTTACTTGATGAAAAGGAGATTGAGAATGACTTAAAAGCGATCAGCCGTTGTAAAATACTATCTACTGTACGAAAACCAG TCCTGACTGCCTGCAATGTAGTCAATCTTCCAGCTCAGCATGCCAATCCATCTCCTGATACTCCTCTAGTAGAGACAAGGATTGAAGATGGAAAATTACTCTATGAAAGAAGATG GTTTCACCGCGGTCAACCTGTTTATGTTGAAGGCAAGGACTTACCCCGATTCGCTGGTAATATATCAGCGATTGGAACCGAAGCT atctggGTAAAGAAGGTATCTGACAATGCCAAAGtcagaatatacatataccaacTCAGCCGTGGAAAGATTTCCATTAAACGACGTGCATCATAA
- the LOC124303384 gene encoding uncharacterized protein LOC124303384 — translation MFGNTLRAPELLKNKGITFEAWKKWDKTAETLPHKGQKQYEPNNSWLQNKQIEKGLKDRKDLLGIERVERSSQLATAEWLPLESRARVTKKSGQEWTNFGLEENLELYLIPEEALLLLELNRLELTWEGVALSVQQAYVVLLESNPSKCNIDEYRVYSHLVRQGYRLQRFRYEDDSVLSDMNNPSRRWAKLKRKKQIHDPRGGFGMTRARMSVADSDESIKNDSTETIQDCNPVERGQDMVDNTNDKHNICSLRTEKSDEYPTSSQPGNNIKSRSEINMSNSSETCTRENSEGTNKVEKIIAPLGTNVETAFLPETEKYTLDGAKTSTKKLPSELYDKGVENLPGPSNVEANKRADNQGHHTKLKIISDETILGDIKILSKWPGSRIQRNVKWMPKRNTSGALLPVTERKSSGCTINDINMDGVSPLESLHSRLGGVPKSSRSDKDLENVERPKKVMHEVIEVSDDEIEEVPQKMSRMEMLNLFPNVMCEASLLKPIPRKYLPCNVRPQLSAVRRRSKYYVRSKSKNDDSHENNYNTLPEVRSRLANDMPGSISCSNTISRNESAQVNFNGISVNCRNEVSWQGLSFSKELYESRMMYQRCYNQGAYSRSLPNYAVFREPEHVSVHLRTYTDIAIAQYISGRSPFLRRGFSHRQNIWSNMSYSHAGQNFLNLTPRILCDRVSAYNGFSHFGNSVPQRPTYSHKRGCDVFRYSSRKHYPNRAAEMGRPSFKIVPGALSWAETKAKWLEEKTITIDDEECVNNKDSSSDESEVKVVAQLVKPLVGPQNTTSLTRVYQSLQIIKNITNSNAVRPRKLEHVNYKISYNLYSTGQHYKKASPGTPMYRVVVFRPELTPFIELAEIIRLQQDAKESPIVFACASQTSVTFAELETIKIPDITDI, via the exons ATGTTCGGCAATACTTTGAG GGCTCCGGAGCTGTTGAAAAATAAGGGCATAACATTCGAGGCATGGAAGAAGTGGGACAAAACTGCAGAGACGTTACCGCACAAGGGCCAAAAGCAGTATGAACCGAATAACTCTTGGCTACAGAATAAACAGATAGAAAAGGGACTTAAGGATCGCAAGGACTTACTTGGAATAGAGAGGGTAGAACGTAGTTCTCAGCTTGCCACAGCCGAGTGGTTACCACTAGAATCAAGGGCTCGTGTCACCAAAAAGTCTGGTCAGGAGTGGACTAATTTTGGTCTTGAAGAGAATCTTGAACTGTATCTGATCCCAGAGGAGGCATTGCTTCTCCTTGAGCTG AATCGTCTGGAACTAACATGGGAGGGTGTTGCGCTCTCTGTCCAGCAAGCATATGTAGTTCTTTTGGAATCTAATCCATCAAAGTGTAACATAGATGAGTATAGAGTATACAGTCACTTGGTACGTCAAGGTTACCGGTTACAAAGATTTCGTTACGAAGATGATTCAGTCCTATCTGATATGAATAATCCTTCTCGGCGATGGGCGAaattaaaaaggaaaaaacagaTTCATGACCCTCGGGGCGGTTTTGGAATGACAAGAGCTCGCATGAGTGTAGCTGATTCTGATGAATCAATCAAAAATGATTCAACCGAGACTATACAGGATTGTAACCCAGTCGAGAGAGGTCAGGATATGGTGGATAATACAAACGACAAGCACAATATCTGCAGTCTTAGAACGGAAAAATCAGACGAATATCCGACTTCAAGCCAACCTGGCAATAATATAAAAAGCAGGTCGGAAATAAACATGTCTAACAGTTCAGAAACTTGCACTCGTGAGAATAGTGAAGGTACCAATaaagttgagaaaataatagcaCCGCTCGGGACTAATGTGGAAACTGCATTTCTGCcagaaactgaaaaatatactttggaTGGTGCCAAGACAAGTACGAAAAAGTTACCGAGTGAGTTATATGACAAAGGAGTTGAAAATCTACCGGGTCCTAGCAATGTGGAGGCTAATAAAAGAGCCGATAACCAGGGACATCACACcaagttgaaaatcatttcTGATGAGACTATTTTAGGTGATATCAAAATATTATCGAAATGGCCAGGTTCACGAATAcaaagaaatgtaaaatggATGCCAAAACGAAACACTAGTGGAGCTCTGCTCCCAGTGACCGAAAGAAAATCCAGTGGCTGCACTATTAACGATATCAACATGGATGGTGTATCACCGCTGGAAAGTCTACATTCAAGGCTTGGTGGAGTACCAAAATCTTCTCGATCAGACAAGGACCTTGAAAACGTAGAAAGACCAAAGAAAGTCATGCATGAG GTGATTGAAGTTTCTGATGATGAGATCGAAGAGGTACCACAGAAGATGTCAAGAATGGAAATGCTAAATCTCTTTCCAAATGTCATGTGTGAAGCATCATTACTTAAACCGATCCCTAGAAAGTATTTACCCTGTAATGTCAGACCTCAACTATCAGCAGTTCGAAGGCGATCAAAGTACTATGTCCGTTCAAAAAGCAAGAATGACGACTCACATGAAAATAACTATAATACATTACCAGAGGTCCGATCGCGATTGGCAAATGATATGCCTGGATCAATTTCTTGTAGTAATACAATTTCTCGCAATGAATCTGCTCAGGTTAATTTCAATGGAATTTCAGTAAATTGCAGAAATGAAGTTTCATGGCAAGGTTTGTCCTTCTCCAAAGAATTATATGAAAGTCGAATGATGTACCAACGATGTTACAATCAAGGAGCATACTCGCGAAGTTTACCTAATTACGCAGTGTTCAGAGAACCGGAACACGTCTCTGTACATTTGCGTACTTATACAGACATTGCTATAGCGCAATATATTTCGGGAAGGTCACCATTTCTTAGACGCGGCTTTTCTCATCGTCAAAATATTTGGTCCAATATGAGTTATTCTCATGCcggacaaaattttttaaatctcacACCTCGAATCCTTTGTGACAGAGTGTCTGCTTACAATGGCTTTAGCCACTTTGGGAATTCAGTACCTCAAAGACCAACTTATAGTCATAAAAGAGGGTGCGATGTATTTAGGTATTCGAGTCGGAAACATTATCCAAACCGGGCAGCAGAAATGGGTAGGCCATCTTTTAAAATTGTTCCCGGCGCTTTATCATGGGCCGAAACTAAAGCAAAATGGTTAGAAGAAAAGACGATAACAATTGATGATGAAGAGTGTGTAAATAATAAGGATTCATCAAGCGACGAAAGTGAAGTAAAAGTGGTGGCACAGCTGGTGAAGCCATTAGTAGGTCCGCAGAATACGACCAGTCTGACGAGAGTTTACCAAAGCCtgcaaattataaaaaatattacgaataGCAATGCTGTACGTCCAAGAAAGCTAGAACACGTTAACTACAAAATCTCTTATAATTTGTACTCAACTGGTCAGCACTACAAAAAAGCAAGTCCTGGTACACCTATGTATAGGGTAGTTGTGTTCAg acCTGAGTTGACTCCGTTCATTGAATTGGCAGAGATAATACGTCTTCAGCAAGATGCCAAAGAGTCGCCCATAGTTTTCGCTTGTGCGTCGCAAACGTCAGTCACGTTTGCTGAGCTGGAGACTATAAAGATACCTGATATTACGGATATCTGA
- the LOC124303387 gene encoding DNA polymerase iota, whose translation MDISDTEEIARHPRSIVHLDIDCFYAQVEMLRHPELDGKPLGVQQKNIVVTSNYLARKFGVGKCMSVQEALRLCPGLSLIRGEDLSEYRRISTKISEILHQFTPLVERLGMDESFVDVSAMVERYENDKRDTDCRMKDGNSCDDDYDDCEDKPEQVVGNIFGMSEEECPCGCHARLAAASRIAADMRARIYKELHLTCSAGIGTNKLVAKLAGSLHKPNQQTVVYPCSGPALLTKIGPVSKIPGVGFKTDQLLAMNNIRTVEDVRRLSLEDLELKIGSDLARKLKDSAEGIDDSAVKPSGKPQSIGIEDGFKHVSLVVEVESRLGALLRRLTDLATEDGRIPVAMKVTVRKHDLNKPSTGKRETRQCALPQTLLPSTKGGIYDHGKMLILAMKLFHRAVDVSKPFHLTLLGVAFTKFEERVSGRSSITSFLRKQVAVQSVLDISSEEGISELDFPSAGSNDTSTIPDVAISTVAIATTATATTTVVSDVLLAVDSRDSGDEMTKCCSTPSPDRMITPPLNLHSPSMSSSSAEATSGGNSHNYLPNHRPHRHHHHRHLPRHHHHHHHRRQSPEEEDSSGEVEPSPKKTKLEVWLRGRRESPSNEMASLRLSPSSPMSSISPPPGTDPAVFKSLPIDLQTEISQSWSTSSKPKPNDILKYFIANK comes from the coding sequence ATGGATATCAGCGACACGGAGGAAATCGCGCGGCACCCGAGGTCCATCGTGCACTTGGACATCGATTGCTTCTACGCTCAGGTAGAAATGTTACGGCATCCCGAATTGGATGGAAAACCTCTGGGGGTACAACAGAAGAATATTGTCGTCACCAGCAATTACTTGGCGCGGAAATTTGGCGTTGGGAAGTGCATGTCAGTGCAGGAAGCGTTGCGTCTTTGCCCCGGACTCTCTCTTATTCGAGGTGAAGACCTGTCCGAGTATCGCCGAATATCGACAAAGATATCGGAAATATTGCATCAGTTTACCCCTTTGGTCGAGAGGTTAGGTATGGACGAGAGCTTTGTGGACGTATCTGCAATGGTAGAACGATATGAGAATGATAAACGAGACACCGATTGCCGAATGAAGGACGGAAATTCCTGTGATGACGACTACGACGATTGTGAAGATAAGCCGGAACAAGTTGTTGGCAACATTTTTGGCATGTCCGAAGAAGAATGTCCTTGTGGCTGTCACGCTCGCCTTGCTGCTGCCTCCAGAATTGCAGCTGATATGAGAGCTCGTATATATAAAGAATTGCATTTAACTTGTAGTGCGGGTATTGGTACCAACAAGCTGGTGGCCAAGCTGGCTGGCTCGCTGCATAAACCCAATCAGCAAACTGTGGTATATCCGTGCTCTGGGCCGGCTCTCCTTACTAAGATTGGACCTGTCTCAAAAATACCAGGAGTAGGTTTCAAAACTGACCAGCTACTGGCAATGAACAATATTAGAACAGTAGAGGATGTGCGTCGATTGTCACTGGAGGATTTAGAATTGAAGATTGGCAGTGACTTAGCCAGAAAGCTGAAGGATAGCGCCGAAGGTATCGACGACAGTGCTGTGAAACCATCTGGAAAACCTCAGTCGATAGGAATAGAGGATGGTTTCAAACATGTGTCATTGGTAGTAGAGGTTGAATCGCGCCTTGGAGCCCTACTTAGACGACTTACAGACTTGGCAACTGAAGATGGGAGAATACCGGTGGCAATGAAAGTAACTGTGAGAAAACACGATTTGAATAAACCAAGTACAGGTAAGAGGGAGACAAGGCAGTGTGCTCTGCCTCAAACTCTTCTACCATCCACAAAGGGGGGCATATATGACCATGGAAAAATGCTAATCCTAGCCATGAAGCTGTTTCATCGAGCAGTCGATGTCTCCAAACCATTTCATTTGACACTACTGGGAGTGGCATTTACAAAGTTTGAGGAACGCGTCTCTGGAAGAAGCAGTATCACCTCATTCTTACGAAAACAAGTTGCGGTGCAGTCAGTACTTGACATTAGTTCCGAGGAAGGAATTTCGGAACTAGATTTTCCATCTGCCGGAAGCAATGACACTTCTACAATTCCTGATGTCGCCATTAGTACAGTTGCAATTGCGACCACAGCTACTGCTACGACAACTGTTGTGAGCGATGTTCTTCTCGCAGTAGACAGCAGAGATTCGGGAGACGAAATGACCAAGTGCTGTTCAACTCCAAGTCCAGATCGTATGATTACGCCGCCGTTGAATTTACACAGTCCATCCATGTCGTCTAGCAGTGCTGAAGCTACCTCGGGAGGTAACTCTCACAATTACCTTCCTAATCACCGCcctcatcgtcatcatcatcatcgtcaccTTCCTcgtcatcaccatcatcatcatcatcgtcgtcaatCCCCGGAAGAAGAGGACTCTTCAGGAGAGGTAGAGCCATCTCCTAAAAAAACCAAACTTGAGGTTTGGTTAAGAGGCCGCAGAGAGTCACCGAGCAATGAAATGGCAAGTCTGAGACTCAGCCCATCTTCGCCTATGTCGTCAATATCACCACCACCAGGAACAGATCCAGCTGTCTTCAAATCACTCCCCATTGACTTGCAAACAGAAATCAGCCAGTCGTGGTCAACTTCTAGCAAACCAAAACCGAACGATATACTCAAATATTTTATAGCAAACAAGTGA
- the LOC124303391 gene encoding KICSTOR complex protein kaptin-like isoform X2: MNSGFCYGAEIISIDAYNKSEKGDEFVIGITIMKTSNDATVERYLNIYTEGEGDGECDENSTIETVAQNCLMVELSYTPYHLYHTTMPSGRHSVREVVWLLSGSDYNIHMIREDEGSHDYAESSLEKHFPELENLEAIATWIDIYYYNNQTRRVTAVGCECGLVKVSLVDVENINIIKNWTLRYDKPVSSVRIFCNENVVPKPKFLGGDETDTDERHEEPALNVLVVNTVHASVVFMDILYNDMEKDVKLAGSDSSDCVLCSCIADINMDGKNEILLGTYNQEILVYTLVDDAWEFKERRLFDALVHSMAYLDLTGDGMKELAVLTQRGVHVLQHDPGEVEKTVMQRFRKYLALRSLT, encoded by the exons ATGAACTCTGGTTTTTGCT ATGGGGCAGAGATTATCTCCATAGACGCTTACAACAAATCTGAAAAAGGAGACGAGTTTGTAATTGGAATTACAATAATGAAGACTAGTAATGACGCTACGGTTGagagatatttaaatatttacacgGAAGGCGAGGGTGATGGAGAATGCGATGAGAATAGCACCATAGAAACTGTGGCACAGAATTGTCTCATGGTTGAACTGTCTTACACCCCGTATCATCTGTATCACACGACTATGCCCAGTGGCAGACATTCTGTACGAGAG GTGGTCTGGTTATTGTCAGGGAGTGACTACAATATCCACATGATTAGAGAAGACGAGGGAAGTCACGATTACGCTGAATCCTCtcttgaaaaacattttcctgaattagaaaatttagaaGCTATAGCAACATGGATCGacatatattattacaataacCAAACAAG AAGAGTAACAGCTGTGGGTTGTGAATGTGGTTTGGTAAAAGTCAGTTTGGTTGATGTAGAAAATATAAACATCATTAAAAACTGGACACTGAGATATGACAAACCTGTATCAAGTGTCCGTAttttttgcaatgaaaatgTTGTACCTAAACCTAAATTTCTGGGAGGAGATG AAACTGATACTGACGAGCGACATGAGGAACCAGCTCTAAACGTTCTCGTCGTTAATACAGTTCATGCCTCAGTTGTCTTCAT GGACATTTTATACAATGATATGGAAAAGGATGTTAAATTAGCTGGTAGCGACTCATCGGATTGTGTACTGTGCTCTTGTATCGCTGACATAAATATGGATggcaaaaatgaaattctacTTGGAACATATAATCAAGAAATATTGGTTTATACGCTTGTCGATGACGCGTGGGAATTCAAAGAAAGAAGATTATTCGACGCACTTGTACATTCGATGGCCTACCTCGACCTCACCGGAGATGGAATGAAAGAGCTGGCTGTGCTGACGCAGAGGGGCGTTCATGTTTTACAG cACGATCCAGGGGAAGTTGAGAAAACGGTCATGCAACGTTTTAGGAAATATCTCGCCTTAAGAAGTTTAACATAA
- the LOC124303391 gene encoding KICSTOR complex protein kaptin-like isoform X1, whose amino-acid sequence MDNLTDAHWFPLTSQGNIYSMTKLCSAIGSDKILVASLKRKIYSCEYNRTPKYRHLRPLVKELLFTYIPNGAEIISIDAYNKSEKGDEFVIGITIMKTSNDATVERYLNIYTEGEGDGECDENSTIETVAQNCLMVELSYTPYHLYHTTMPSGRHSVREVVWLLSGSDYNIHMIREDEGSHDYAESSLEKHFPELENLEAIATWIDIYYYNNQTRRVTAVGCECGLVKVSLVDVENINIIKNWTLRYDKPVSSVRIFCNENVVPKPKFLGGDETDTDERHEEPALNVLVVNTVHASVVFMDILYNDMEKDVKLAGSDSSDCVLCSCIADINMDGKNEILLGTYNQEILVYTLVDDAWEFKERRLFDALVHSMAYLDLTGDGMKELAVLTQRGVHVLQHDPGEVEKTVMQRFRKYLALRSLT is encoded by the exons ATGGACAATTTGACGGACGCGCATTGGTTTCCTTTAACATCGCAAGGGAATATTTATTCCATGACAAAGTTATGTTCGGCTATTGGTTCGGATAAAATATTAGTCGCATCtttgaaaaggaaaatttaCTCTTGCGAGTATAACCGAACACCGAAATATCGTCACTTGAGACCTTTGGTCAAAGAACTACTCTTCACCTACATTCCCA ATGGGGCAGAGATTATCTCCATAGACGCTTACAACAAATCTGAAAAAGGAGACGAGTTTGTAATTGGAATTACAATAATGAAGACTAGTAATGACGCTACGGTTGagagatatttaaatatttacacgGAAGGCGAGGGTGATGGAGAATGCGATGAGAATAGCACCATAGAAACTGTGGCACAGAATTGTCTCATGGTTGAACTGTCTTACACCCCGTATCATCTGTATCACACGACTATGCCCAGTGGCAGACATTCTGTACGAGAG GTGGTCTGGTTATTGTCAGGGAGTGACTACAATATCCACATGATTAGAGAAGACGAGGGAAGTCACGATTACGCTGAATCCTCtcttgaaaaacattttcctgaattagaaaatttagaaGCTATAGCAACATGGATCGacatatattattacaataacCAAACAAG AAGAGTAACAGCTGTGGGTTGTGAATGTGGTTTGGTAAAAGTCAGTTTGGTTGATGTAGAAAATATAAACATCATTAAAAACTGGACACTGAGATATGACAAACCTGTATCAAGTGTCCGTAttttttgcaatgaaaatgTTGTACCTAAACCTAAATTTCTGGGAGGAGATG AAACTGATACTGACGAGCGACATGAGGAACCAGCTCTAAACGTTCTCGTCGTTAATACAGTTCATGCCTCAGTTGTCTTCAT GGACATTTTATACAATGATATGGAAAAGGATGTTAAATTAGCTGGTAGCGACTCATCGGATTGTGTACTGTGCTCTTGTATCGCTGACATAAATATGGATggcaaaaatgaaattctacTTGGAACATATAATCAAGAAATATTGGTTTATACGCTTGTCGATGACGCGTGGGAATTCAAAGAAAGAAGATTATTCGACGCACTTGTACATTCGATGGCCTACCTCGACCTCACCGGAGATGGAATGAAAGAGCTGGCTGTGCTGACGCAGAGGGGCGTTCATGTTTTACAG cACGATCCAGGGGAAGTTGAGAAAACGGTCATGCAACGTTTTAGGAAATATCTCGCCTTAAGAAGTTTAACATAA